A genomic segment from Cottoperca gobio unplaced genomic scaffold, fCotGob3.1 fCotGob3_195arrow_ctg1, whole genome shotgun sequence encodes:
- the LOC115004834 gene encoding cytochrome c oxidase subunit 5A, mitochondrial-like has protein sequence MFRAVFRLSATGARSLARSRACYSAPLASRCYSHGRVETDEEFDSRWVTYFSKPDIDAWELRKGMNTLIGYDLVPEAKILDSALRACRRLNDMASAVRILEAVKDKAGPHKDIYPYLLQELQPTLSELGISTPEELGIDKL, from the exons ATGTTCCGAGCCGTGTTCCGATTGTCAGCCACAGGGGCCCGGAGTCTGGCTCGGTCACGAGCCTGCTACTCAG cTCCATTGGCCTCCAGATGTTACTCCCACGGCAGGGTGGAGACGGACGAGGAGTTTGATTCCCGTTGGGTCACTTACTTCAGCAAGCCTGACATCGATGCCTGGGAGCTGAGGAAAG GCATGAACACCCTGATCGGGTATGACCTGGTACCCGAGGCCAAAATCCTGGATTCAGCCCTAAGGGCTTGCCGGAGACTGAATGACATGGCCAGCGCCGTCCGCATCCTGGAGGCCGTTAAG gaCAAAGCCGGCCCCCACAAAGACATCTATCCCTACCTGCTCCAAGAGCTGCAGCCCACCCTGTCAGAACTCGGCATCTCAACACCAGAAGAGCTCGGCATCGACAAGTTATAG